GTGTTCTATACCGGCGTAAAGATCCTCCTCATTTTCTCGAATAACAACGACATCCATATTTGGAAAATGGGTCTTTACGTAGGGGTGTAAGGTACTAACCGGTCTTACATTTGCAAAAAGACCAAGGGACTTTCTAAGAGTAACGTTCAAGCTTTTATATCCTTTCCCCTGAGGCGTGGTAATTGGGGCCTTAAGGATAACACTATTTTTGGAAATAGCCTCCCAAGCGGCATCGCTTATTCCGGCACTGTTGCCGGATAAATAAACCTGTTCTCCTATTTCAATGGTTTCGGTTTCAATATTTGCCTTGGCCTCCTTTAAGATTCTTAAAGTGGCTTTCATGATTTCCGGGCCTATACCGTCTCCTTCGGCAATAACTATTTTTGTTGTCTTGCCGAATAGAAATTTTTTCTCGGATGCTACTAAAGGATTGTTTTTCATCTGTATTGCTTTGAATTTAGAGCAAAGATCTTAAAACAAAACCATAAATTTTTATTTATATTTAATATGATATAGATTAATTATTTTTATACATAAAAGCTTAATCCCCTCTTTCATAGCCCCCTAGAGCTATTGCCCCTACTATAAAATTTGGCCATTTTTTCCAAGATGTTAAGCGATAGGACCTTTGGTATTTACAACTCTTGATTTAAAATGGCTATCATCGTTTGTATTCCCTCCCGGTAATTTCCCAACCGTAAGTTTTCATTAGGGCTGTGCTGATTGTTATCCCTATTCACGGTAGGAACGGTAACCGCAGGAATACCTAAGGTGGTGACGAAGGGTGAAATGGGAATGGAACCCCCGCTCATACGAATGCGTATAGGTGTTTCTCCAAAAGCATTTTCCAGGGCCTTGGTCAGCCATACCCCAACCTCGGAATTAAAATCGGTTCGAAATGATTGATAGGAAATTTCATGGATAACGGTAGCGATTTTTGGATGTTGCAAACGCTCTCCCCTTGTCGGTTCACGATCAATGACCACATATCCTTGGGATTTAATATGATCCTTGATCAATGTAATCAATCGTTCCGGGTCCGACTCCAAGACCAATCTCACGTCCAATTCTGCCACGGCGTGATCCGGAACGATCGTTCTTACCTTTTCATACACCCAGCCGGATTGTATCCCCCTGATATTCAAAGAAGGATATTGAATGGCTTCCTGATAGTAACTTCCTACTTTATCCGTTTCCGCAATCTGCAGTCTTTCCATAATCTGTTTTTCGTCATCGGGTACGGCCTTCAATATTTTTTCAGTTGCACCATCGATTTCTATCCCCTCATAAAAACCCTTTATGGTAACGCGTCCTTCATCGTCTTTCATAGAAGCTAGTAATTTGGAAAGGCGAAGTGCCGGATTTGGCGCATAATTTCCAAAATGCCCGCTATGCTGGGGGACAATTGGACCATAGGTCGTTACTTGTAGGGTTGCGATTCCCCTTGCTCCAAACGTCAATGTAGGTCTATTGGTAATATGTCTAGGGCCATCAAAAATGATCAACATATCTGCAGAAAGTTGTTCCTTGTTGCGCAAGACGGCTTCTGGAAGCTGTGGTGAACCCAGCTCTTCCTCAAAATCCATGATGACCTTAATATTATAGTTGGGCGATATGCCGTTTTCATTTGCGGCATCAAGTGCCGTTAAAAACATGGAGACGGGACCTTTTGCGTCGCTTGCAGAACGTGCGAACACGCGCCAATCATCTTGATAGTCCTTGATAGATTCCCAAGAAATGGGCTCCCATTCTCCTGAGTTGTTCAATTTCTTTAGCGTTGGAACATATGGGCTCTGTTGGAACCATTTTGTGGAATCCACGGGTTGTCCGTCAACTTGTAAATAAACAAGAACTGTTTTTTTGGCCTTTCTATGTTTTCGTTCGGCCAATAACAACGGAACGCTGGGAGTTTCCAAACGCTGGGTGGAAAACCCTCTATTTTCGAAGGCATTTTCGCACCATTGTATATTTTTTTCAATATCATCCTTGAAAAAGGCATCGTTGGGTATGCTCAACAGCTCCTTTAACATGGGAAAGGAAGTTAAGGTATATTGTTGGGCCAGTTCCTTTATTTCATCTCTTTGCAGTTTTTGACCGAATTGCCTTTTTGGGATTAGGAAAAGAACCAGAAAAAAAAGTGCGGTAATGCGAGCTAACTTGGACATATGGTGATTTTTCATGAAAAATACGTAAAACGTAGCTTGTAGTGCATCGGCACAAAGAGCATTTTTAATATCAAGTGCCATTAAAATCCCTACAGTGAATTTTGAATTAGTAAGAAAAAGAAAGTATCTAAGGGTTAGGATTAACCCGAAGTGCTAATTTGATTGAAAATGAAATCAATTAAACCATACCGCATACTTCTTACGCCGAAGTTCCAAGGCAAGTATGCGTTCCATTTTCAAGGCATCTTCTTTATTATCAAAAGGTTTTATGTGATTGTAAAGGCTGCCACGAAGATATAGGCCATATTTTTTTACGATACGGGAAGAAATATCCACGCCTTTATTACTTAAAACACCGTTTTTGTGCTGTTCAAAGCGCTCTTTGGGTGTTTTGCTCGTCATCCCTACATACAAACATTCCAGGATACCATTGAACTGCGGATTGGCTTCACGGAACTTTCTATTTTCAGTAAACACTTTCTTGTGAAGTTCTACTACGTAAATGCTGTAAGGCATATTTAAAATAACGAATTACTCCTGTTCCCATTCCGTATGAAAAATACCCTCCCTATCCAAACGCTCATAGGTATGCGACCCAAAATAATCCCGTTGCGCCTGTATCAAGTTTAGGGGCAACCTGCTTGAGGTATAGGCATCAAAATAGGTAAGGGAATTTGAAAGTCCGGGCAAAGGAATGCCATTTTTAGCACCAAATGCGACCAACTCCCTCGCCGAATTCACGGTGCCCTGCACCTTTTCAACGAAAGTTGCCGATAACAAAAGATTTGGTAAGGAAGGATTTGCCTCAAAAGCTTCCGAAATGTCCGCCAAAAGACCAGCCCTAATAATGCAGCCGGCCCGCCATATTTTAGCGATTTGGGCCAAATTTAGATTGTACTCATATTCCTTGGAAGCATCGGCCAATTGATGTAGTCCCTGGGCATAGGTGATGATGAAGGAAAAATACAATGCTTCTTCGGTCATCTTTTTCATTGCGGTCTTGTCCATTTGTTGAACCGCGGGGCGGTCATAGAGGTTATCGGCCTCGATTCGCTCATCCTTTAAAGCGGAAATTTCGCGCATACTTACCGCAATATCTATGGATGGAACAGGTATACCCAAATCCATTGCGTTCTGACTGGTCCATTTGCCGGTTCCTTTTTGCTTCGCCTTGTCCAAAATTTTATCCACCAGTCTTCCATCACCCAAATTGTCCACCTGCAAGAATATTTCCGAGGTGATTTCCACCAAAAAGGATTGCAGGCGCCCCTTGTTCCAAGTATCAAAGGTTTGGTGAAGTTCGTCGTTATTATAATCCGCACCTTTTTTTAGTACATCATATATTTCGGAAGTTAACTGCATTAATCCGTATTCAATACCGTTATGAACCATTTTCACATAGTTTCCGGCCGATTTTGGACCCAAATAAGCTACGCAAGGTTCCCCATGATATTTTGCCGCAACGGCCTCAAATATCGGTTTTACGTGCTGATAGGCCTCCCTGTTTCCACCTGGCATGATGCTTGGGCCTTTTCTGGCTCCCTTGGCGCCACCTGAAACGCCGGCACCGAAGAAATTAATGCCTTTTTTGGATAGGTATGCTTCCCGTCGGTCCGTATCTGTATAAAAGGAATTACCTCCATCAATAATCAAATCGCCTTCATCCAAATTGGGAAGAAGTGATTCAATGACCATATCCACAATCTTGCCAGCGGGTACCAACAGCATTATTTTTCTGGGGATGGCGAGCGCTTCCAAGAAAATCTTGCTATCCGTTGAGGCATTCACTTTGCTGATATCTCCACCTTCCTCAATGAGGGCATTTACCTTCTCCGGGTCCAAATCATTGCCATAAGCCGTAAATCCATTGTCCGATACGTTCAAAATAAAATTACGCCCCATAACGCCAAGCCCCACCATTCCAAAATCATATTTCATATCCATAAAATGTTATTTCCTGATAACTCCTTCATTTCAAAAGTAAGTGAAAAATATCTATAATTCCCTGCATATTCAAACCAACTCATTGGTATTGGCCACAGTTTTCGATACTTTTAGGCTTAAAATATAAAATTGATGAGGAGGAAAACTGAAAATCAAATGTTGGTCATTTTTGGTGCTTCGGGGGACCTGACCGCAAGGAAATTGGTGCCGGCATTGTACAGCCTGTACGTTGAAGGCCAATTGCCCGAGCATTTTGTTGTGTTGGGAACGAGCAGAAGTGATATGACCGATGCGGATTTTCGAAACCAAGTTGTAATAGAAAGTGACTATTTAAAGGAAAAGTTGAAAAATTCTGACGAAGCCAAAACCAAGAAGTTTGCGGAAATGTTTTTCTATCAAGACCTTGGTGAATCCTATGATGTGGATTATTCCCCTTTGAGAAAACGGGTAGGCCAATTGAACGATGAAAAGAGAACACAGGGTAATATTATGTATTATTTATCCACTCCTCCAAGGCTTTACGAAACCATTGCCAAAAACTTAGCGGAGGCTGGTCTTAGCACTCAAAACAATGGATGGAAACGTTTGATAGTCGAGAAACCCTTTGGTTATAGCCTGGAGACCGCCAAAGCTTTGAACCAAGGGCTTCAGGAGCATTTTAAGGAATCCCAGATTTATCGTATAGACCATTATTTGGGAAAGGAAACTGTGCAAAACCTATTAGTGACCCGTTTTTCCAACAGTATCTTCGAACCCTTGTGGAACAGAAATTATATTAAACATATAGAGATTACGAATGCCGAAAGTGTAGGGGTCGAAAAACGCGGTGGATACTACGATAAGTCTGGGGCATTACGGGATATGTTTCAGAATCATTTGCTACAAATAGTATCATTAATTGTCATGGAACCTCCCATTGGCGACAAGGCGGAAGAAATTAGGGACGAGAAGGTAAAAGCTTTGAAATCCCTACGCGTTATGAGGGACGAAAAGATTTTGCATGACCACACGATCCGTGCCCAGTATATGGCCTCTAATATTCAGGGAAAAAAAGTAAAGGGCTACAGGGAAGAAGAGGGTGTAGATCCTGAATCGACTACCGAAACCTATGCGGCTATCAAATTTTATGTTGATAATTGGCGGTGGAAGGATATTCCCTTTTACGTACGAACGGCTAAAAGAATGCCTACAAAGGTAACCGAAGTGGTCATTCATTTTAAGACACCGCACCATCAAATATTTAAAGATTCGGGTATACATAATAAGGATAATAAGCTGATTATAAGGATTCAGCCTGATGAGGGGATCCTTATAAAGTTTGGGGTAAAGGTCCCGGGCCAAGGGTTTAAAGTGGAGCGCGCCAATTTGGATTTTTACTATTCCAGTTTGATGGAAACCCATGTAATGGAGGCCTACGAACGATTGCTACTTGATGCCATGCAAGGTGATGCTACCTTGTATGCCAGAGCCGATGAAGTGGAAGCCGCGTGGGAATTCGTTGACCCTATTTTGGACTATTGGCAGCACGGTAAAGATGTGCGTATGTATGGCTACCCTTCCGGTACTTGGGGACCAAAAAACTCCGATGACCTAATAGAAGGGGAAGGCTACTGGCGCAATCCAGGAGAAAACCTTACTGACGATGAAAATTATTGTGTGCTTTGCTAATCAATTGAAGTATGGAAATGAAGATTTATACCGATAAAAATGAAGTTGCCCTGGAATTCTCAAAATATTTGGCCAATTTCATTGGGCAACGAGATAAAGTACATATCGCCCTTTCCGGGGGAAGTACCCCAAAAATAGTTTTTGATGAATTGTCGACCTCTTTTGTGGGGCAAATCGATTGGCATAAGGTACATCTCTATTGGGGCGATGAACGTTGTGTGCCGCCAACGGATGCCGAGAGCAATTTTAAGATGACCGAGGAGCATCTTTTGTCCAAAATTGATATCCCTGAGGAAAATATTCATCGGATTATTGGTGAAAATAACCCCAAAGAGGAAGCGCATCGCTATTCAAATTTGCTTGAAGAAAAATTGCCCATAGTTGAAGCAACACCCCAATTTGACCTCGTTATTTTAGGGATGGGAAATGACGGGCATACGGCCTCTATATTTCCACATGAAATACACTTATGGGACTCCATGGCAAATTGCGAAGTGGCCATTCATCCGGATTCCGGACAACGCAGGGTCACGATTACCGGAAAAATAATTAACCATGCAAGGGCAGTGGCCTTTTTGGTTACGGGGGCCGGAAAGTCAGAAAAAGTGAGGATTATAACCCAAAGGGAATCGGGATACGAAGCATATCCAGCATCTTTGGTAAACCCAAGTTCTAATGAATTGGTATGGTTTTTAGACGAAGATGCAGCTTCGGAAATTTCTTAGGAACTTAGGACTACTTTACAGTTCTCGTTTTCCAGTTCCGCCAAGTATTTGTCCGCATTGAATTTATAGGATTCAAATTTGGTGTCGCGCTCTTTCGCTTCTAATTTTCTGTATTTGCTTCGGGCGAATCGTCTGACCCCTTGTTTGTCGCTAACGATCAATCCGGGCACGGGTACGCTATTCCCGTTTTCGTCCTTGGCAACCATGGTAAAATAGGAGGAGTTGCAGTGCCTTTTTTCTCCGGTGGTAATATTTTCTGAATCGACCCGAACACCCACCACCATGGAGGTTTTTCCCGTATAATTGATGGAAGCCCTCAAGGTTACCAATTCCCCAACATCGATGGGATTCAAAAAATCCACCCGGTTGACCGATGCTGTTACACAATAACGTTGCGAGTGTTTGGATGCACAGGCAAATGCAATTTGATCCATTAAATTCAGTATGTGGCCTCCATGTACCTTTCCACCAAAATTGGAGTGGGAGGGTAGCATGAGCTCCGTAATGGATACCTGGGAGTCCTTGACACTTTTAAATTCCTGCATCACTTCCTAAAATGTGGAGACTGCTCCTGTTGAACCTGGGTTATGAAGTATTTGGTGTCGCCCAGCCAAAAGAAGGTGGCATAGCGTTCCGTATAATTTACTTTTACATACTGACCTTGGTATTCTTTCAGCTTTTCGATTACCTCCTTATCCTTGTCCAATACAGAAAAAGAGAAAATCTGAGCCCCTGAAATTCCCTGACTAATTTCGCCTTCCCAAGTTTTTACCAATACTCCCTTATGACTGATTTTAATCAGTTCCCCAGAACGCACACCTTCACTGTAGGGAATAAAGTAGATAAAGGCGTAAATGAGAGCAAGTAGCACCGCACACCCCCCAAGAAAAAGAAATAATATTCTTTTCATATTTATTCTATTTATAAGTTTAGTCTAGGCTCTTGCTCCTCCTCAAAATCATCTTCCTTGGCTCTTTTGAGAATAGGTTCCGGAAGCGATTTTTTGGCCTTGGCGCCCATTTTTTTCAGTTTTTCAATACTGGTTATGATATTGCCACGACCCTCGAACAATTTGTTCATGGCACCCTTGTATTCAGATTTTGCCTCATCCATTTTCTTGCCCACTTTTGTAAGATCGTTCACAAATCCTTCAAACTTGTCATATAGCGCTCCTGCCTGTTTGGCGATTTCAATGGCGTTTCGTTGTTGTTTTTCATTGTTCCACATACTGTCTATGGTACGTAAGGTAGCCAATAAAGTAGATGGTGTCACAATAACGATATTTTGTTCAAATGCTTTGTTGTACAAGGTGTTATCGTTGTTTATTGCAATGGCAAAAGCAGGTTCAATAGGAACGAACATCAAAACAAAATCCGGACTTTCCATTTCATAGAGGTCCTCGTATTTTTTGGCGGACAACTGGTCCACATGCCTTCTCAACGAATTAATATGATCTTTTAGGAATTTTTCCTGGAACTCTTCATCGGCATTGATATAACGTTCATAGTCCGTTAAGGAAACCTTGGAATCGACAACCATCTTTTTGCCGTCCGGTAGGTTGATAATGACATCTGGCATGACTCTGGATCCGTCTTCTCGCGTAAAGCTCTGTTGTACGCTATACTCGCGGTCCTTTTCGAGTCCGGATTTCTCCAGAACGCGTTCCAACACCAATTCGCCCCAGTTCCCTTGCATTTTACTGTCCCCCTTGAGTGCTTTGGTAAGGTTCTCCGCTTCTTGGGTGATCTTTAGGTTTTGGGTCTGCAAGTTCAGCAATTGTTCTTTAAGTGCGGAATGTATGCTGATGTTCTCCTTCTGACTTTCCTCTACCTTTTTTTCGAAAAGTTGTATTTTTTCGTTGAGGGGACTTAATATGTTCCTAATGTTTTTCTCATTTCGTTCCGTAAATTTCAGGCTTTTTTCCTCTAGGATTTTATTTGCCAAATTCTCGAACTCCTTGGTGAATTTTTCCTGTAGTCTTTCCACTTCCTCCTTTTGTTCTGAATTCTTCAAATGCAGATTTTCCAAATCAGCCTGATAGCGTACGATTTGATTGCCCAACCGCTCTTTTTCCGACCGGAGTTCCTCCCGCTCGTTCTCAAGGGTCAGGTATTTATTTTCCAATTGCGTCCTGGCAAGTTCCAACTGTCTGTTTTCTTCCTCCAATTTGCTGTGATTGGATTTGGTCTTCAAATTTTGGATATAATGCCCTAAAAAGAACCCTATTGCCAAACAAAGTAGGGATATGATGATATAAAGTAGCGTCTCGTTCATTTTAAAAACTCAGATTCTAACCAAAGGTAAATCAACTTTACTATTCAAAGACCAATGGCCTAGTTTTGTTAGGAGCTTTGGACGATTTTATTCTCCATTTTGCAGTAAAGATACAGGTTACTTCTGAATTCGGAAAGTGCCTGTATTGGCATCAAATTGTACGGTATCCGAAGGAAATAATCTTTCAAACGAGGCACTTTCAATCAGTTTGCATGGCGCATCAAAAGGATTTAAGCTTCCATCAAGAATTAAAATTTTATCACACATCTGAATGGCCATTTCAATCTCATGGGTGGTGAACAAAATGGTCTTTTGGGTGCTATGCGCTATCGATTTTAGAAGCTTCAAAATTGCAACCTTGTGAAAAAGATCTAAATGGGTCGTAGGTTCGTCGAGCAGAATGATATCGGTGTCCTGTGCCAAGGCCCTTGCAATCATTACGCGTTGTAATTGTCCGTCGCTCAATTCATGGCATTTTTTGTCCCTTAGGTCCTTGAGCTCGAGCAGCTCAATGGCTTCAATTATTTTTCCACTGTCAATGGGGTTTAAACTGCCAATCCAATTGGTGTAGGGTTGTCTTCCCAAGGCTACCAATTCTTGGACGGTCAAGTTTTTGGATGCTACGGTTTCCGTGAGGACAACACTGATTCTCTGGGCTAATTGATTGGGCTTCATTTCCCACATGGAGGTCCCATCTATACATACGTTTCCCTCTAGCGGTGGTTGAAGATTTCCAAGCGTTCTCAACAAGGTCGATTTTCCAATTCCATTTATCCCAACTATGGCCGTACACTCCCCCTTATCTAAAGAGAAGGAAAGGTTTTTACACACATCCTTTTTATGATAGCCAATGGACAAACCCCTTACTTCCAGAACCGGCTTAGCTTCCCGTATGTTTTTCTTATCCTCCAATTTAAAAAATCATTTTTCTTTTTCGCATTAATAGCCAAATAACTACCGGTGCCCCTATAATACTGGTTATGGCATTAATAGGCAGAACCGCTGCCTGACCGGGTAATTGGGCTAGAACATCGCATAATAATAGTATACAACTACCATAAATAAGTACGGCTGGAACCAAAATCTTGTGGTCCGTTGTATTGAAAATCTGACGGGTCAAATGGGGTACGGCCAACCCGATGAAAGCGATTGGACCCGTGAACGCGGTAATACTTCCCGCCAATATTCCGGTAGCAACAATGATTATGTAGCGTGATGTTCTAAGGTTTATTCCTAAACTTTGCGCGTAATTTTCACCCAATAAATAACCGTTCAAGGATTTTACCGTACGTATGCATAAAAGTACGCCCACAAAAACCATCGTACTTAAAATGCCCAATTGTGACCATGAAAGTCCGCCCACACTCCCAAAAGTCCAAAAAACATACTGTTGTAACTTTTCTGAACTGGTGAGGTATGAAAGTACGCTTACCACAGCGGCCGTAATGCTTCCAAACATCAAGCCTATGATAAGCAAGGCCATGGTGTCCTTGACCCGTGTTGCCATGCCAATGACCAGAAACAAGACCAAAAAACTTCCCAAGCTGGAGGCAATGGCAAGGGTGATATCGTTAACATAGGTATCGGACAAAACTCCTCCCAACAAGGAAATTCCCATAATCAGTAGCGCGGCTCCTAGACTGGCCCCGGAACTAATACCAAGAACAAAAGGTCCCGCCAGCGGATTTCTAAATAAGGTTTGCATGAGCAACCCGCTTAAGGCCAATCCTGCACCTGCCAAAAGCGCCGTTAGTGCCTTAGGAATCCTATAGCTCCAGATAATATACTCCCAAGAGGGGTTATTGAGTTCCATTCCAACAAGGGCTTTTAGGGTATCCAAAAAGGATATACTAACGGAACCTAGACTTATATTCACCAAAAAACAAAGGAAAAGTATGGCAATCAATAGCGAAAAATGAAGCGTATATGTTCTTGTTTGACTCAATTTATTCCAAAGGAGTAAAGAAAAATAGTTCGTGATCTGGTAGTAAATGTGGGTGAAAAATATGAATGAGGTCCTTGAGTACAAGATCGGGTCTTTGAGGGGCCAGCTCATAATAAAGCACTCCCCCCGTGGCACCCTTGGTTTTTGAAAAGGTAAATATTTTTCGATTTTGTAGGGCATCGAACTGCGCGTAATGTTCACTGGCATTCGTTAATTCCATATAGCTTGTATATTGGGCAGGGGCAATCCAGAAATCGGCATTTTTTCCTTTTTCCAAAACACTTTCCCAACTCAAGGAGAGACTCCCGGTCCCTGGAGTATCAGCCCATAGATAGTCGGCATTGGCATCATGGATAAACTTTGCTGCCCAACTTTCCCCGCCGGGTAAATACCAAACATCCTTGTACATGGCCCCGCTTATAACAGAAGGAGCTGTTTCTGCCGTTTTTGCAATATTTACGGCATTGTGGTAATCCTGTGCTATTTTTGAAAAAATTTGTTCGGCCTCGTGTTCCTTTCCAAAAAAGGGAGCAAAAAACTTGATCCATTCCGCTTTTCCCAATGGACTTTCTTCAGTCCAATCCCCATTGTAAACTACGGGTATATTGGCTTGTTCTAGGGTATTGTAAGTTTTGTTTTGGGCATTTATACTAAAACCAACCACCAATTCTGGCCGAAGTTCCAGCACCATTTCAGTATTTAGGGATTCATTGTTGCCCAATTCCTGTATTTTCCCGGCATCTATTAGGTCTCTGGCATACTTTGAAGATATATACTTCGTATCTGGAAATCCGATAAGTTTATCCAATACACCCAAGGATTCTAGCGCTGGAATGTGTGTTGTGGACGTGACTACCAAATTGGATATTGGGGTCCCTATGATGGCATCGTACGCATTTTTGTCCAACGTTATCGTTGAAAGCCGGTCCTTGGGAACCAAGGCATATGTAAATTTGGACTCGGCATTTGGCCAAGGGGAGGTAATTTTGAGCACTGTAATATCTGGACCTGATTTTTCCATGGTAAAGCCCTTTGCGTATTGAATGGGGACTCCCACCGTATTCTTTGCCCCTTGCGATGCTTTTGGAGTTTCCTTACAACCCCAAAAACATAACAGAGCAACACTATATGCGATTTTAATCGATTTCAATGGGGTCATGACGTTTTAACCAAAATATCGCTGCAAGGTAACAAAAGTCACTTTCTATTTCTACCGAGGATAGTAGCTTTGATGAAAATTCGACTCATGAGGGGATCTTCGAACACCATAATCTATGTCATTGCCGGTATTATTCTATTGCATTTTATTATCGGTTTTATTTGGTTGGCGATTAAAATGGGAAAGAAAAACCACAAATAAATAAATTAGTTTTATTTTCGTCCCGAATTTTGGTTCAATAATCCGTTTTTTACGGACTATTGATTAAAAGGGAATCCCGTGTGAATCCGGAACTGTTCCCGCAACTGTAAGCTAGGCCGATGTATTCGGTACGTTTCGAAATCTACAAACCACTGTTCCAACAGATGTTGGGACGGGAAGGTATTCAAAACGATGCAAGTCAGGAGACCTGCCAAATTCAAACAACTAATGTTAAACTTTCGGGATAAAGGTTTACGTATGGGGACAGACATACTATTCGCTCGAACAAGAGATTAAAAAATGTACAAAAATTTGGTAGGCTTTGGAGCCATGGCTTTGCTGTGCGCCAAAGCGATTGCCCAAGAAGGGCAACCCCTTGGTTACGATCAAAGGGAAAAGGACTCCGTTCAGATTGAGGAATTGGACGAAGTAGTGGTCAGTGACTCCCGTTTTTCACTAAAGCGGGAAAACTCCGGTAAAACGGTCATTAAAATTTCAGCGGCAGAACTGGAAAGAAATCAAGGTCGTACCCTTGCCGAAGTCATCAACACCAAAAGCGGTCTGGAGATTAATGGAACCCGAAGTTTTGCGGGACAAAACCTTTCCGTATTTGCCAGGGGAGGTAACAACCGTCAGGTATTGGTAATCATAAATGGTATCCAGGTCTCTGACCCTTCCAATGTAAATGCGGAATATGACCTGCGTTTATTGAACCTTGCCCAGATCGAAAGTATTGAAATCGTAAAGGGTGCGGCCAGTACGTTGTATGGGAATTCAGCGGCAACGGCGGTAATCAATATTACGACAAAAGAGGCCGATGCCGAAGGATTGAAGCTAGAGGCGGTTTCCAATTGGGGAACCAACCAGTCCCAAGGGGACAGGACCAATACCATTTCCGAGGTATCAAACAATGTAACCATTTCAGGTAAAAGGAAAGGACTTACGTTTTTGGCCTCTGGCGGACATCAATTTACCGATGGACTTTCGGCAGCCATTGGGGAAGAGGCCGATGCTTTATCCAGAATTGACGGAAATTTTAAGGTGGGCTACCAATTTTCAAAAAAACTAAAATCGGAGGCATCGGCTTTTTATACCAAGCTGAAGTCCGATTTTGATAATGGTTTTCCAGTTGAAGATGCCGATTTTCATTTCAATAGCGAACAATCCCGCTTTGGATTGGCTACTACGTACACCTATGGCAATGGAAGCCTACATTTGAATACCGCCTTCAATCAAATTACAAGAGAATTTGTATCGGATTTTCCCAATTCCTTCGATTCAGAATCCTTCGTACTGGATGTATTCAACAAATACACTTTTAAAGAGCGGTTTTATACCATCTTTGGCTTGAATTTGGTAGAAGGCAAAACAGTTTTTTCAGAAACGGTGTCCGCG
Above is a window of Maribacter algicola DNA encoding:
- a CDS encoding TonB-dependent receptor plug domain-containing protein; the encoded protein is MYKNLVGFGAMALLCAKAIAQEGQPLGYDQREKDSVQIEELDEVVVSDSRFSLKRENSGKTVIKISAAELERNQGRTLAEVINTKSGLEINGTRSFAGQNLSVFARGGNNRQVLVIINGIQVSDPSNVNAEYDLRLLNLAQIESIEIVKGAASTLYGNSAATAVINITTKEADAEGLKLEAVSNWGTNQSQGDRTNTISEVSNNVTISGKRKGLTFLASGGHQFTDGLSAAIGEEADALSRIDGNFKVGYQFSKKLKSEASAFYTKLKSDFDNGFPVEDADFHFNSEQSRFGLATTYTYGNGSLHLNTAFNQITREFVSDFPNSFDSESFVLDVFNKYTFKERFYTIFGLNLVEGKTVFSETVSARNLDPYFNLVYISDFGLNLNAGARWNNHNEYGSHWIYNLNPSYRVKWDEGYLKFLGSYATSYIAPNLSQLYGPFGANTDLRSEENSTLEGGMEIRLSEKFRFNTVYFNRLEEGRIEYVVIDPDTFESKYQNREGTNRVEGIEVEVAATLLDNVQLNANYTFTNLDTDVALRIPKHKWNAQLAYTFNQGTYISLNYQHLSNRLDTDFNTFTDVDLAAYGLLNVTAQHRISEHVQLYASLDNLFNEDYVELLNYTTRGRNFRIGLRLRL
- a CDS encoding FecCD family ABC transporter permease yields the protein MSQTRTYTLHFSLLIAILFLCFLVNISLGSVSISFLDTLKALVGMELNNPSWEYIIWSYRIPKALTALLAGAGLALSGLLMQTLFRNPLAGPFVLGISSGASLGAALLIMGISLLGGVLSDTYVNDITLAIASSLGSFLVLFLVIGMATRVKDTMALLIIGLMFGSITAAVVSVLSYLTSSEKLQQYVFWTFGSVGGLSWSQLGILSTMVFVGVLLCIRTVKSLNGYLLGENYAQSLGINLRTSRYIIIVATGILAGSITAFTGPIAFIGLAVPHLTRQIFNTTDHKILVPAVLIYGSCILLLCDVLAQLPGQAAVLPINAITSIIGAPVVIWLLMRKRKMIF
- a CDS encoding ABC transporter ATP-binding protein, translating into MEDKKNIREAKPVLEVRGLSIGYHKKDVCKNLSFSLDKGECTAIVGINGIGKSTLLRTLGNLQPPLEGNVCIDGTSMWEMKPNQLAQRISVVLTETVASKNLTVQELVALGRQPYTNWIGSLNPIDSGKIIEAIELLELKDLRDKKCHELSDGQLQRVMIARALAQDTDIILLDEPTTHLDLFHKVAILKLLKSIAHSTQKTILFTTHEIEMAIQMCDKILILDGSLNPFDAPCKLIESASFERLFPSDTVQFDANTGTFRIQK
- the rmuC gene encoding DNA recombination protein RmuC — translated: MNETLLYIIISLLCLAIGFFLGHYIQNLKTKSNHSKLEEENRQLELARTQLENKYLTLENEREELRSEKERLGNQIVRYQADLENLHLKNSEQKEEVERLQEKFTKEFENLANKILEEKSLKFTERNEKNIRNILSPLNEKIQLFEKKVEESQKENISIHSALKEQLLNLQTQNLKITQEAENLTKALKGDSKMQGNWGELVLERVLEKSGLEKDREYSVQQSFTREDGSRVMPDVIINLPDGKKMVVDSKVSLTDYERYINADEEFQEKFLKDHINSLRRHVDQLSAKKYEDLYEMESPDFVLMFVPIEPAFAIAINNDNTLYNKAFEQNIVIVTPSTLLATLRTIDSMWNNEKQQRNAIEIAKQAGALYDKFEGFVNDLTKVGKKMDEAKSEYKGAMNKLFEGRGNIITSIEKLKKMGAKAKKSLPEPILKRAKEDDFEEEQEPRLNL
- a CDS encoding ABC transporter substrate-binding protein, with protein sequence MTPLKSIKIAYSVALLCFWGCKETPKASQGAKNTVGVPIQYAKGFTMEKSGPDITVLKITSPWPNAESKFTYALVPKDRLSTITLDKNAYDAIIGTPISNLVVTSTTHIPALESLGVLDKLIGFPDTKYISSKYARDLIDAGKIQELGNNESLNTEMVLELRPELVVGFSINAQNKTYNTLEQANIPVVYNGDWTEESPLGKAEWIKFFAPFFGKEHEAEQIFSKIAQDYHNAVNIAKTAETAPSVISGAMYKDVWYLPGGESWAAKFIHDANADYLWADTPGTGSLSLSWESVLEKGKNADFWIAPAQYTSYMELTNASEHYAQFDALQNRKIFTFSKTKGATGGVLYYELAPQRPDLVLKDLIHIFHPHLLPDHELFFFTPLE